CGACGACGATGTCGACCGAGCCGTCCTCGAGACCGGCGATGACCTCCTTGGCCTCCTTGTCGGTCTGGAACCGCGAGAGGCCCTTGATGACGACCGGGAAGCCCGACATCCGCTCGGCGAAGGTCGACATGTGCTGGGTGACGAGCAGCGTCGTCGGCACCAGCAACGCCACCTGCTTGCCGTCCTGCACCGCCTTGAAGGCCGCGCGGACCGCGATCTCGGTCTTGCCGTAGCCGACGTCGCCGCAGACGAGCCGGTCCATCGGGACGACCTGGCGCATGTCGGCCTTGACCTCGTCGACGGTCGTCAGCTGGTCGACGGTCTCGGTGAAGGGGAACGCGTCCTCGAGCTCGCGCTGCCACGGGGTGTCGGGGCCGTAGGCGTGGCCCTTGGTGGCCTGGCGGGCGGCGTAGAGCTTGATCAGCTCGGCAGCGATCTCGCGGACCGCGCGGCGCGCCTTGTTCTTGCGCTTGGTCCAGTCGCCGCCGCCGAGGCGGTCGAGGCTCGGGTTCTCGCCGCCGACGTAGCGGGTGACCTGGTCCAGGGTGTCGGCCGGGACGTAGAGCATGTCGTTGGGGCCGCCGCGCTTGCTGGGGCCGTACTCGAGGACGAGGTACTCGCGCACCGCGCCCCCGATCTCGCGCTGCTTCATCTCCACGAAGCGGCCCACGCCGTGCTGCTCGTGGACGACGTAGTCGCCGGCCTTGAGCTCGAGTGGGTCGATCTGCTTCTTGCGCCGCGTCGGCATCCGACGCATGTCGCGCGTCGAGGTCTTCTGGCCCGACAGGTCGTCGCCGGTCACCACCGAGATGCGCGCCTCGTCGTCGACGAGGCCGTGCACGACGTGGCCGCAGGTCACCGTGACGACGCCGGGGCCCGCGGTGTCGCCCTCCTCCACCAGCCGGGCGGCGATGTCGTGCTCGCCGAGCAGCTCGACGAAGCGCTGCGCCGGACCGTGGCCGGCGTGGACCACCACGACGTCGCTCGACTCCTCGAGCCAGCCGCGGATGTCGGCGATCGCCTGCTCGAGGTCGCCGCGGTAGGCCTCGGCGCCGTTGATCGGAAGCGTGAGCGAGCCGTCGTCGTCCTCGGCCTCAATGCCGAAGGGACTCACCGCCCACCACGCGTGGCCCAGCGCAAGGGCGTGCTGGCGCACGTCGGCGATCTCGCGGTAGGACGCGGCGCCGAGGTCGATCGGGGCCGTGCCGCCACCGGCCGCAGCGGCCCACGACGCACCGAGGAACTCCTCGCTCGTCGCGACCAGGTCGTGCGCGCGGCTGCGGGCGCGCTCGGGGTCGAGCACCAGCACGGTGGTGCCGGCCGGCATGAGGTCGACCAGGAGCTCCATCTCCTCGACCAGGACCGGGGCGAGGGACTCCATGCCCTCGACGGCGATGCCGGCGGCCATCTTGTCGGTGAGCTCGAGCAGCTGCGGGTGCGCCCGGCCGAGCTCGGCGGCGCGACGGCGTACGTCATCGGTGAGCAGCAGCTCACGGCACGGCGGCGCCCAGAGCCGCGGCACCGTCTCGAGGGTGCGCTGGTCGGCGACGGAGAAGGCCCGGATCTCCTCGACGTCGTCGCCCCAGAACTCCACGCGCAGCGGGTGCTCCTCGGTGGGCGGGAAGACGTCGACGATGCCGCCGCGCACCGCGAACTCGCCGCGCCGCTCGACCATGTCGACGCGGGTGTACGCCGCCTCGGCCAGGCCGCGGACCACGTCCTCCATGGCCCGGGCCTCGCCCGGGGCCAGCTCGACCGGCTCGATGTCGGCCAGGCCGGGGACCTGTGGTTGGAGCAGGCTGCGGATCGGGGCGACGACGACCTTCAGCGGACCGTTGGCAGCGTCGGTGCCGGGGTGGCGCAGCCTGCGCAGCACCGCGAGGCGTCGCCCGACGGTGTCGCTGCGCGGGCTCAGCCGCTCGTGCGGGAGCGTCTCCCAGCTCGGGTAGTAGGCCACCGTGTCGGGGTCGACGAGGTCACCCAGCTCCTCGACCAGGTCCTCGGCCTCGCGCGACGTGGCGGTGACCGCGAGGACCGTCCGACCGCGCTCGACCAGGCCGTGGACGACGTAGGGGCGCACGGCGGCGGGGCCGGTGAGGTCGAGTGCGGGCTGCACCGCGGCGTCGGCCAGCGCACCGCCCAGGGTAGGGGCGGCGACCAGCCGCCGGGCGACGGCGAGCAGGGGCGTGGACGGCACCGGGATCCCTTCGAGAGCGCGCGTGAGAGCCCCCACGATCGAGCGGGTGGGGGGAGGGTGAAAGTCTACGGGGGCTGCCCGACACGGGCTCGCGGGGGACTCACGGGGAAAGAGGCGGTCACGACGGCCTCGATCAGGGGTTTGTCCCACGCGTCACGGGGGTAGCAGGCACCACAGCGTCCGGCGCCCGAGCGTCGGACGACATCGAACGTCCACCTTGAAGGGAAACAACGGGGACATGCGCATCACTCGTCTCGTGGCCGGCACGGTCACCGCCGGCCTGCTCGGCATCACGCCCATCGCGATCTCGGCTCCGGCCCAGGCCGCCGTCACGGTCGTCACCGCGACCTCGCTCAGCTCGGCCCAGGTCGAGTACACCTACGGCGACCGGATCTTCTTCGACGCCGCCGTCACCACGACCGACCCCAACAACGCCTACGCGCCCGGCAGCGCCACGCTCTACATGATGCGCGCCGGCTCCACCGCGTGGGAGGCCGTGTCGATCGACGAGGGCGTCAGCTACCTCTACTTCACCAACCTCACCGCCGTGGCGAACGCCCAGTACAAGGTCGTCTACCCCGGTGGCACCGACGGCACCGGTGACGTCTACCTGCCGAGCGAGTCCCCGATCTTCTCGATCTCGACCGCCCGCAAGATGACGATCAAGAACCCGCGCGGCACCTTCGTCAAGGGCAAGAT
This sequence is a window from Nocardioides sp. S5. Protein-coding genes within it:
- the mfd gene encoding transcription-repair coupling factor, translated to MVAAPTLGGALADAAVQPALDLTGPAAVRPYVVHGLVERGRTVLAVTATSREAEDLVEELGDLVDPDTVAYYPSWETLPHERLSPRSDTVGRRLAVLRRLRHPGTDAANGPLKVVVAPIRSLLQPQVPGLADIEPVELAPGEARAMEDVVRGLAEAAYTRVDMVERRGEFAVRGGIVDVFPPTEEHPLRVEFWGDDVEEIRAFSVADQRTLETVPRLWAPPCRELLLTDDVRRRAAELGRAHPQLLELTDKMAAGIAVEGMESLAPVLVEEMELLVDLMPAGTTVLVLDPERARSRAHDLVATSEEFLGASWAAAAGGGTAPIDLGAASYREIADVRQHALALGHAWWAVSPFGIEAEDDDGSLTLPINGAEAYRGDLEQAIADIRGWLEESSDVVVVHAGHGPAQRFVELLGEHDIAARLVEEGDTAGPGVVTVTCGHVVHGLVDDEARISVVTGDDLSGQKTSTRDMRRMPTRRKKQIDPLELKAGDYVVHEQHGVGRFVEMKQREIGGAVREYLVLEYGPSKRGGPNDMLYVPADTLDQVTRYVGGENPSLDRLGGGDWTKRKNKARRAVREIAAELIKLYAARQATKGHAYGPDTPWQRELEDAFPFTETVDQLTTVDEVKADMRQVVPMDRLVCGDVGYGKTEIAVRAAFKAVQDGKQVALLVPTTLLVTQHMSTFAERMSGFPVVIKGLSRFQTDKEAKEVIAGLEDGSVDIVVGTHRLLNPDIKMKDLGLIIVDEEQRFGVEHKEQMKRMRTSVDVLSMSATPIPRTLEMAVTGIREMSTITTPPEERHPVLTYVGAYEDRQVVAAVRRELLREGQVFYIHNRVQSIEKAAARIRELVPEARVATAHGQMGEHALEQVMLDFWEKRFDVLVCTTIVESGLDVSNANTMIIERSDTLGLSQLHQLRGRVGRSRERAYAYFLYPSEKPLTETAHERLATLAQHSDLGGGMAIAMKDLEIRGAGNLLGGEQSGHIADVGFDLYVRLVGEAVADFKGGGEDDQLQEVRIELPVDAHLPHDYIPSERLRLEIYKRLAEVRTDADVDEVRAELVDRYGNPPEVVESLLVVARFRARCRQVGVKEVTVAGKYVRFAPVDLPESRVVRLQRLHPRSIVKAPISTILVPRPQTSGFPVTPVSGVALLEWARGVIDDVIDVPAPASATTKE